A region of Paenibacillus thiaminolyticus DNA encodes the following proteins:
- a CDS encoding ABC transporter permease, giving the protein MQKYIVRRVLQAIPLLFFISIVSFALIKLAPGDPVNSFVTPDMNKEDVERIRESLGLNLPVYMQYWIWLKNVFMGNLGYSLTSHRPVLTLIVERLPATIGLMGAALLLSLLISVPLSMYAASRKNRPVDRALGLVSYIGISIPSFWFGIMLIYLFAVQLNWLPSMGMRTIGVDSVWDVLKHGILPCTVLCFMNVSVYMRYVRSNTISQLEEDYVQIQYAYGSTRGTVLRRHVLKNVLLPIITILGMSFPELIAGAFITESVFSWPGMGSLGITAVFALDYPVIMGITMFSSVMLVIGNLAADVLYGVVDPRIKTMR; this is encoded by the coding sequence GTGCAGAAATATATCGTGCGACGCGTTCTTCAAGCCATACCGCTATTATTCTTCATTTCTATCGTGTCGTTCGCGCTGATTAAGCTGGCTCCGGGAGATCCGGTCAATTCGTTCGTGACGCCCGATATGAACAAGGAAGACGTGGAACGGATAAGGGAAAGTCTCGGCTTGAACCTTCCGGTCTATATGCAATATTGGATCTGGCTGAAAAATGTGTTCATGGGCAATCTAGGCTACTCCCTGACCAGTCACCGGCCTGTGCTGACGCTGATTGTGGAGCGTCTTCCGGCCACGATTGGCTTAATGGGGGCGGCTCTCTTGTTGTCTTTGCTTATCTCCGTGCCGCTTAGCATGTACGCGGCTTCCCGGAAAAACCGCCCGGTCGATCGTGCGCTCGGGCTTGTATCGTATATCGGAATCTCGATCCCGAGCTTCTGGTTCGGGATCATGCTGATCTATTTGTTCGCCGTCCAGCTCAATTGGCTGCCGAGTATGGGAATGCGGACCATCGGCGTCGACTCGGTGTGGGATGTGCTGAAGCATGGCATCCTGCCGTGCACCGTGCTCTGCTTCATGAACGTCTCCGTCTATATGCGCTATGTCCGATCGAATACGATCTCGCAGCTGGAAGAGGATTATGTGCAGATTCAATATGCCTACGGCTCGACGCGAGGCACGGTCCTGCGGCGCCATGTGCTCAAGAACGTGCTGCTCCCGATTATTACGATTCTCGGGATGTCCTTCCCGGAATTGATCGCCGGGGCGTTCATCACTGAGTCGGTATTTTCCTGGCCTGGCATGGGATCGCTCGGAATTACCGCCGTGTTCGCCTTGGATTATCCCGTCATTATGGGGATAACGATGTTCTCGTCGGTCATGCTCGTGATCGGGAATCTGGCCGCGGACGTTCTGTATGGCGTAGTCGATCCGCGCATTAAGACGATGAGGTGA
- a CDS encoding ABC transporter permease, translating to MNRMKWRNVLTQVKEQKAAIAAIILLAVFALAAIFAFLVPYDPNKIVVTERLLPPSAAHWFGTDDYGRDYLARALYGGRVSLSVGFLAMAIAVIVGTAVGTVSGYFGGWIDNVLMRMVDILMSIPSFFLMLILNAYLKPGITTIILIIGMLSWMNIARIVRAETLSVKEREYVLYARVSGQNTLAIILKHIVPNIMSTIIVAATINIASAILMESSLSFLGLGIQQPNSSWGSMLNNAQGFIGEAPYLALFPGLFILLTVLSFNVLGDVFRVAFEPKANKR from the coding sequence ATGAACCGAATGAAATGGCGTAACGTACTTACCCAAGTGAAAGAGCAAAAGGCCGCCATTGCCGCGATCATTCTCCTTGCCGTCTTTGCACTCGCCGCGATCTTCGCCTTCCTTGTGCCGTACGACCCGAACAAGATCGTCGTGACGGAGCGGCTGCTGCCGCCCAGCGCCGCGCACTGGTTCGGAACGGATGATTACGGCCGCGATTATTTGGCGCGGGCGCTCTACGGCGGACGCGTCTCGCTCAGCGTGGGCTTCCTGGCGATGGCGATCGCTGTTATCGTCGGCACCGCCGTCGGTACGGTGAGCGGTTATTTTGGCGGCTGGATCGATAATGTGCTGATGCGGATGGTCGACATTTTGATGTCGATTCCGTCTTTTTTCTTAATGCTGATTCTTAACGCGTATCTCAAGCCGGGCATTACGACGATTATTCTCATTATCGGCATGCTCAGCTGGATGAATATCGCCCGGATCGTGCGGGCGGAGACGCTGTCGGTCAAGGAGCGGGAATATGTGCTCTATGCCCGGGTATCGGGACAGAATACGCTCGCTATTATTTTGAAGCATATTGTGCCCAATATTATGTCTACGATTATCGTGGCCGCGACGATTAACATCGCCTCGGCGATCTTGATGGAATCTTCGCTCAGCTTCCTCGGCCTGGGCATCCAGCAGCCGAATTCGTCCTGGGGCAGCATGCTGAACAATGCGCAAGGATTTATCGGAGAAGCGCCTTATCTGGCCTTGTTCCCGGGCTTGTTCATCTTGCTGACGGTCCTCTCCTTCAACGTGCTGGGCGATGTGTTCCGCGTCGCATTCGAGCCGAAGGCGAACAAGAGGTAA